The Streptomyces sp. NBC_01317 genomic interval TGATGCGCTGAGGGAGCGTCAGGTCGAAGGCGGGGAGGATCCTTTCGACGGAGCGCAGCGCCCCGCCGGCCGGCCCGGTCCACGCGTCCGGTCCGCAGCTCAGCTCGGAGCCGGCGCTGACGTCCTCGTACAGCAGGGTCTGCGGCAGTGTGGCCGCCGCGCCGCCGTTCAGCAGGGCCTGCGCCGCGTGGAGTCCGGCGCGCAACCGCGTGAGCAGCTCGGCCCGTTCGGCCCGGCCGGCCGCGGGGTAGCGGTCGACGGCGGCGAGCGGTCCGTCGAGCGCGGCGGCGAGGCCGTCGGCCCAGGGCCGGCCGAGGCCGGTCAGGGCGTTCCGGAAGGCGCGCGGCGGATCGGGACTGTGGACGTCGGTGTCCAGGCACGGCACGCGCACCATGCCGAGCTGGAGCAGCGCGGCCACATAGGTCTCGCACTGCTCGGGCTCGGCGTCGTGTTCGGTACGGAGCCACTCCACCAGATCGCGGTAGCGCAGTTCCCCGCCGCTGTCGAAGAGACCGAGCAGCCGGTCCAGGGTGCCACTGCGGCGCAGGAAGAAGAGACGGTCCTTGACGGCGTCGAAGGTGACGGCGGCCGAGTCGTCGCCCGTCGTGATCCACTGGCGTACGTACCGGATCCGGTCGTCGTCGCGCTCCCAGCCGGAGGCGAGCCGTACGGGCAGATCACCGCGGCGGCCAGGGTCGGCCAGGATCAGTTCCGCGAACCGCCCCAGCACGACGACGTTGAGCCGCACATGGCTGGACCACGCGCCGTCGACGCGGAGGGCTCCGGCATCCCCGCTCCCGTCACGACCGGCGGGGGCGCTCCCGGTCCCGTTCCCCGTGGCGGTGCCGGTGGTGGCGTCCTCGCGGACCCCGTCGAAGAGGCCGGTCGCGACACCGGTGAAGGTGCTGAACGGGCTGGTCTTGCAGGCCGTCCGGTAGAGATACGCGAGCACGGACCGTTCGATCTTCCGCATCCGCTTGTCGTACGGCACACCGGATCCGGCCTTCGTCACGAACGCGTCGAGCTGTCCCTCCAGGGTCGGCGAGGCGAGCAGGAGCCCGCATCGCAGCCGGTCCTCCGCGAGCAGGGCGCGCAGCGCGGCGCGGGTCCGTTCGAGGTCGGCGGCGAGCAGCGGCGCCCCTTCGCTCCGCAGCCTCTCCAGCAGCAGGCGGTCCCGGACCCACTCGGCGGTGAGGTCCCCGGCGCGCGGGTCGAGCGCCGCGACCAGGCGTACGGCGTCCTCGGGGGCGGCGGGGAGGCGGTTGTTGAAGATCCGGCGGCGCAGGGCGAGGAGTTCCCTGCGCTGGCCCGCGCCCTCGCCGTCCGGGGAGACGTCGGTGGTCCGCACCACGTCGTGCAGCAGGTCGCTGAGTGCGGCTCCGCGCGTGCGCAGCCGCTCCTCGGCGGCGAGGACGTCGTCGGACCAGCGTCCGCTGTCCGCGCACCGCAGCGCGTGGACGGATTCGACCGGGAGTCCGGCGACGCGGAGCATGAAGCGGCGGCCGGGACGCCACCGGGTCCGCGTGGTGTCCTGAGCGGTGGCCGCGCCCGTGGCCGTACTCCTCCCCCGGTCCGCGCTCGTGCGCGCGTCCTCAGCTGTGTCCGCGTTCGTGTCCGTGGCCGGTGCCATGGCAGATTCCCCCATTCCCGGTCAGGCGATCTCGTAGCGGAAGTCGGCGGGCCGCGCCCGCTCGTTGCCGAGCAGCATGATCAGCAGCGGTTTCTCGCCCGTACCGTCGAGGCCCAGTTCCTCGATGTACGAGATGTTGTCGAAGCCGAGCGCGACACCCGCGCCGAGCCCGAGGGCGGACGCCGCGGTGTAGAAGGTCTGGGCGACCGCGCCGATCGTGCCGTTGACCAGCCGGTAGCCGCGGTCTCCCACGGCGTCCAGGACGGCGGTGGTACGGACCGTCGGCACCAGCACCGCGCCCGTCTGCTCCAGGTTGTAGTTGGAGAGGAAGTAGGTGCGCTGGAGGAACGGTCCTGGCGCTCCGGGCACCACCAGCCGCAGCTCGTGTGCGGCCGGGTCGTAGGCGTACGCGCCCGGTTCGATACCCTCGACGTGGTTGACGAACGCGTACAGCGTGACCAGGCCGGGGAGCGCCGTCCGCCCGGCGCCCGGGCCGTCGGCCGGCGCAGCGGGACGCTCGGCGTCGCTGCCGAGCGAGGTGGCGGCGCAGGCGGCCAGCGTCGCGGCGAGCTGCCCGGAGGTGACGGGACGGCTCGCGTCGAAGCGGCCGAAGCTGCTCCGGCGCTCGCGCAGCGCGGTACGGACGCTGACCGGCGGCAGCTCGGGCGCCGGCAGCGCCACGGTGGCACCGGTCCCGGCCGGTACGGCGGCGGTGGCCGGCTCCAGGGCGCCCGGCGCGGGGCGGTCGGTGGCGGCTTCCACGGTGGCAGCGTGGATCCGCTGGAGCGTCTCGAAGGTCAGGACCGTACGGGAGCGCTCGGAGTCGGCATGCCGGACGGCCGGGGGCACGGGGAGCGCGGGGGCGGTGGGCCGCGCTCCCTCCCAGCTCAGCGGCACGACGGCGAAGACGCCCTCTTCCTCGTTCTCCACTCCGAGGAGACGGCTGAGCCTCGGCTCGTCGAACCAGAGCGCCGGCTCGATCGTCAGCCCCCTGGCGCGGGCCCACATGCGCCAGGTCTGGAGGACGGCGCCCAGATCCATGCTCACCGCGTGGAAGGAGAAGCTGTTGTATTTGAACGCGTTCTGCCAGTACTTGATCCCGAGGACGAGGAAGTGGTCGTGGTCCGCGCCCGTCCCGTCGGCGCCGAGCGCCGCGCGCACCTCGCCGGTGACGTCACCGGCCACCAGCCGCTGCATCGCGTGGTGCGGGGCCGCGTAGTAGTGGACGCCGGGTGTCCCAGGACCGCTGGGCCCGGAGATCCAGTAGACGCTGACGGGGTAGAGGCCGCCGCCGGACGCCGTGCCCCGCGACCAGTTGGCCTGGGCGTAGTGCGGGAGAGCGGCGAGATCGGTGTTGCTCTGCACGCCGAGCCGGCGTCCGGTCAGCCCGTAGGAGTCACGCAGCATCCCGGAGAGCGCGTCCAGGGTGAACGGCCGCTCCGCGAAGGCGCCTTCGGCCCCGGGCCCCCCGGCCGCGCCGGGCAGACAGCCGGCCGCGACGGTCGCACCGGCGGGGAAGTCCGTCTCGGGCAGCGGGAACCCGCCGACGCCCGGGTAGAACTTCGCCTTGCGGGGCCGGTCCACCCAGTCGGGGACAAAATCTGCGGGCTCCATCGGGATCCGGCCGCGCTGCATGATCGCTGCCGCGTACTCATGGGCGTAGCCCATGGAACGCTCCTCTCTGCTGGACATGTGCACGAAAAGGGGGGGCTGGGCGTGGTCACGGGAAGGGGTGGGGCGCCGGGTTGAGGTCCTCCGGCGTGAGGTCGCGGTCGCGCAGTCCCGCCGCACGCAGCGCGGTGCGCAGCCGGGGCATGGTGCGCGCCCGCTGCCGGGACCAGCCGAAGTCGATGGGCAGCAGGCCGGGGACGAGCACACTGACGGTGTGCAGCCCCAGCGCGCGCTGTTCCGGCATGGTCTGGTCCACGACGACCACGTCGAAGCCGGCCGCGGTGACCGCGTCGACACAGCGGCGCAGATCCTCGCGGAGGTCCGTGGAGGCCGGGGCCCCGGACGCGTCCGGCCAGCGGAGGTCAGCGACCGCGCGCGGCGGCTCCGCCCCCGGGCGCTCGTCCAGGAGGAAGGCGGCGTGTGCGCCCATCTCCGGTATCCCGTACACCAGGGGATGGTCGTGCAGCGCCGTCACCCGGTCGAAGTCCTCGGCCATGGCCCGCAGCCGGACCTCGTCGCGCTCGGTGCGGCCCTGGAGGTTGACGGCGTCGGTGGCGATCTCGCAGAGCGCCGAGTCGAGCGCCGACTCGGGGTCGAGTCCGGCGCCCGCGCCGAAGCACATCCGGCCGGGTCCGCCGTCGAAGCGTTCCGCCACGGCGGTGACCACGGGGACGGGGAAGGTGATCCGGGTGTCGAAGAACCGCGCCCGGTAGCCGTACATGGCGAGCCGGTCGACCATGTGGCGGGTGGAGGCCCGGGTACTGGTGGCGGGGTCGATCTCCGGCAGGTGCTGCTGTCCGTACCAGGCCAGGAGGAAGGCGTCGCGCTCGATGACCTCCATGAGGCCGAAGTAGATGGCCTCCTCCAGACAGCCCCCGGAGGCACAGCCGTTGGAGCTCTCCTGCACGAACCGGTTCTCCAGACCGGGTGCGTGATAGTACGTCAGCACTTCCGGCACCAGGCGCGGTGTGTCGTCGCGCAGGGAGTGGCCCCAGACCCAGGGCATCTCGCGGTCGGGCGCGAACGGCCGGACGCGGGGGTTGTCGCGGTAGAACTCGGGTGCGTACAGGCCG includes:
- a CDS encoding TOMM precursor leader peptide-binding protein, whose protein sequence is MVPSTLAAPEPGLARTRLEELLGRALERLGGPGTVVTTLGSHDAFTAARPDAAPAAGTIADGGTGTGTGTGTVPAPGSGSGAEPPIPVQLYAGHAVVGPVAPGDGTPATPCAHCLARRWQAVRSVALRDALELGGETRAAGDWPYATPFTADAVAALVTALRDSPPPQDGPFPEIRLVDLRTLTVRLYPLVPDPECPRCATPRTDTAEDARITLRPAPKHRPGAFRLRPIEAYAIDVAAFANPVCGALGPSVVHDVSSTSTSATIGCFSMRSGEYLRETFWGGHADSFGHSNRIGVLEGMERYAGMRARSRITSVTGTLDEFGADAVDPREVGLYAPEFYRDNPRVRPFAPDREMPWVWGHSLRDDTPRLVPEVLTYYHAPGLENRFVQESSNGCASGGCLEEAIYFGLMEVIERDAFLLAWYGQQHLPEIDPATSTRASTRHMVDRLAMYGYRARFFDTRITFPVPVVTAVAERFDGGPGRMCFGAGAGLDPESALDSALCEIATDAVNLQGRTERDEVRLRAMAEDFDRVTALHDHPLVYGIPEMGAHAAFLLDERPGAEPPRAVADLRWPDASGAPASTDLREDLRRCVDAVTAAGFDVVVVDQTMPEQRALGLHTVSVLVPGLLPIDFGWSRQRARTMPRLRTALRAAGLRDRDLTPEDLNPAPHPFP
- a CDS encoding lantibiotic dehydratase, coding for MLRVAGLPVESVHALRCADSGRWSDDVLAAEERLRTRGAALSDLLHDVVRTTDVSPDGEGAGQRRELLALRRRIFNNRLPAAPEDAVRLVAALDPRAGDLTAEWVRDRLLLERLRSEGAPLLAADLERTRAALRALLAEDRLRCGLLLASPTLEGQLDAFVTKAGSGVPYDKRMRKIERSVLAYLYRTACKTSPFSTFTGVATGLFDGVREDATTGTATGNGTGSAPAGRDGSGDAGALRVDGAWSSHVRLNVVVLGRFAELILADPGRRGDLPVRLASGWERDDDRIRYVRQWITTGDDSAAVTFDAVKDRLFFLRRSGTLDRLLGLFDSGGELRYRDLVEWLRTEHDAEPEQCETYVAALLQLGMVRVPCLDTDVHSPDPPRAFRNALTGLGRPWADGLAAALDGPLAAVDRYPAAGRAERAELLTRLRAGLHAAQALLNGGAAATLPQTLLYEDVSAGSELSCGPDAWTGPAGGALRSVERILPAFDLTLPQRITFKGFFVARYGRGGRCADLLGLVHDFHEDFFDQYLSFAGKRRPFDERGAYVPEENWLGLSGIRALDAARRTFIDRMRQAWAARGDTAEIRLGEDDLAPVAAELAPLAGDFVPQSHHLQLAQEDGVPLVVLNRSYGGLSFPFSRFTHVYDAPGPSGEAGGFSRALRDTAAAVTPEGAVLAEITGGAVTSNLNLHSPLTDYEIVCPGESSTVPEERRIHLDDLSVEHDEATDRLVLRSARLGREVIPVYLGYLVPLALPEIPRTLLLMSPTSMAPLDVWGGVPEGEAADGVTSRPRVLHGEVVLSRRSWTTTAGALPARRPGTGDQDWFLDWQRWRRAHGLPDQVFATVSSGPRGGAGAKPQYVDFLSALSLTALEALPTHPGDRVVLREMLPTEGGLHVRSERGSHVAELAVETFTSTRPTEGVPPCQS
- a CDS encoding nitroreductase family protein; amino-acid sequence: MGYAHEYAAAIMQRGRIPMEPADFVPDWVDRPRKAKFYPGVGGFPLPETDFPAGATVAAGCLPGAAGGPGAEGAFAERPFTLDALSGMLRDSYGLTGRRLGVQSNTDLAALPHYAQANWSRGTASGGGLYPVSVYWISGPSGPGTPGVHYYAAPHHAMQRLVAGDVTGEVRAALGADGTGADHDHFLVLGIKYWQNAFKYNSFSFHAVSMDLGAVLQTWRMWARARGLTIEPALWFDEPRLSRLLGVENEEEGVFAVVPLSWEGARPTAPALPVPPAVRHADSERSRTVLTFETLQRIHAATVEAATDRPAPGALEPATAAVPAGTGATVALPAPELPPVSVRTALRERRSSFGRFDASRPVTSGQLAATLAACAATSLGSDAERPAAPADGPGAGRTALPGLVTLYAFVNHVEGIEPGAYAYDPAAHELRLVVPGAPGPFLQRTYFLSNYNLEQTGAVLVPTVRTTAVLDAVGDRGYRLVNGTIGAVAQTFYTAASALGLGAGVALGFDNISYIEELGLDGTGEKPLLIMLLGNERARPADFRYEIA